A single Lactuca sativa cultivar Salinas chromosome 8, Lsat_Salinas_v11, whole genome shotgun sequence DNA region contains:
- the LOC111920950 gene encoding probable serine/threonine protein kinase IREH1, translating to MVFKGRFFSSKKSSGTSSPEGSNSPRSIGSNSNSPIRSEKKKPKSATKEDHHRPIGGSSSFRQTQVKDGSTSTSNLKHQNQTRKDVTVVTESKIHAQTQIPLSTRPSSGAASTSSKSTRESAAEVPPTVSPILASSLGLNRIKTRSGPLPRESFLGFNRDSNNNNANSKMSSLGASNLSKAKNSAGGDEGSFKKMGIAADKKKIPSSFENVDRGSWADNVSASDATTKSLLSRDQTPNVLGRSPLRNVESSSEAGRLKTRGYSGGLRSSEICTPEMKTSYDCENPKESESPRFQAILRVTSAPRKRYPADIKSFSHELNSKGVRPFPLWKPRGLNNVEEVLSMIRGKFDKAKEEVDADLHIFAGDLLGILEKNAESQPQWQETLEDLLVLAQRCAMTSPGEFWLQCEGIVQELDDRRQELPMGILKQLHTRMLFILTRCTRLLQFHKESGLAEDELVLQLRQSLHSADKRIPPRPSKPSSSSSRKSFSQEQHGMLEPKKEKPIQHPANVASPPTVEIPKSLDSGRDRMASWKKFPSPGPGPGPGPKSPQEELVVKEQTDTKLDAIIESEKDVDLTTTTTATTMKLSPVKDSHAQSQSQSSTPFKHQHRVSWGWGDQPNISDETSIICRICEEEVPTLHVEEHSRICAIADRCDQTGIRVDERLVRVAETLEKLMEFISQKDNNNRSPDAAKASSSVTEDCDFMSPKLSDWSRRGSEDMLDCFPDQGDNSVSMDDLKAHPSMSCRTRFGPKSDQGMTTSSAGSMTPRSPLMTPKTSQIDLLLAGKGAYSEHDDLPQMNELADIARCAGNTPLDDDRSLSYLLTCLDDLRVVIDRRKFDALTVETFGARIEKLIREKYLQLCEMVDDEKVDISSTVIDEDAPLEDDVVRSLRTSPIHSGNKDRTSIDDFEIIKPISRGAFGRVFLAKKRTTGDLFAIKVLKKADMIRKNAVESILAERDILISVRNPFVVRFFYSFTCRENLYLVMEYLNGGDLYSLLRNLGCLDEDVARIYIAEVVLALEYLHSLRVVHRDLKPDNLLIAHDGHIKLTDFGLSKVGLINSTDDLSGPAVSGTSLLGDNESQSSLTSPSPSLSLSATETQQERRKNRSAVGTPDYLAPEILLGTGHGTSADWWSVGVILFELIVGIPPFNAEHPQMIFDNILNRNIPWPAVPDEMSPDAQDLIDQLLTEDPNQRLGARGATEVKQHPYFRDINWDTLARQKAAFVPSSESALDTSYFTSRYTWNNSEQVYAASETEDSSDDGSMSGSSSCLSNRNDEVADDFGGLAELESGTSVNYSFSNFSFKNLSQLASINYDLLSKGLKEDPHPHTNPNL from the exons ATGGTGTTTAAAGGTAGATTTTTCTCTTCAAAGAAATCATCCGGCACTTCAAGCCCCGAGGGATCCAACAGTCCTCGATCTATTGGTTCTAACTCAAATTCTCCCATCAGATCCGAAAAGAAGAAACCCAAGTCGGCAACTAAAGAAGATCATCATCGGCCGATCGGTGGCAGTTCTTCGTTCCGTCAAACTCAAGTCAAAGATGGCTCAACTTCAACTTCAAACCTAAAGCACCAGAATCAGACCAGGAAAGACGTAACAGTAGTCACTGAATCAAAGATTCATGCTCAGACTCAGATTCCGCTCAGCACAAGACCTAGCTCTGGAGCAGCATCAACATCATCCAAGTCGACGCGGGAATCTGCGGCGGAAGTTCCGCCGACGGTTTCCCCAATATTGGCGTCTTCACTTGGTCTGAATCGGATCAAGACCAGATCGGGGCCGCTGCCGCGAGAGAGCTTTCTGGGGTTCAATAGAGATAGTAATAATAACAATGCTAATAGCAAAATGTCTTCGCTTGGGGCCAGTAATCTTTCTAAAGCAAAAAACAGCGCAGGTGGTGATGAGGGCAGCTTCAAAAAGATGGGGATTGCTGCTGATAAGAAAAAGATACCTTCTTCTTTCGAAAATGTTGATCGGGGCTCATGGGCCGACAATGTCAGCGCTTCAGACGCCACCACTAAAAGCTTGCTTTCAAGAGATCAGACCCCCAATGTTTTAGGCCGTTCGCCACTACGAAATGTAGAATCTTCATCTGAAGCTG GCCGTCTGAAGACAAGGGGATACTCTGGAGGGTTGAGGAGCTCAGAGATTTGTACACCAGAGATGAAG ACATCATATGATTGTGAGAACCCTAAGGAATCTGAATCACCCCGGTTTCAAGCCATACTCCGGGTTACAAGTGCTCCTAGAAAGAGATATCCGGCTGACATCAAAAGTTTTTCCCATGAATTGAACTCAAAAGGCGTACGACCTTTCCCACTTTGGAAGCCTCGAGGTTTAAATAACGTAGAG GAGGTTTTGTCAATGATACGGGGTAAGTTTGACAAAGCAAAGGAAGAAGTAGATGCTGATCTTCATATATTTGCTGGAGATTTACTTGGCATTCTAGAAAAGAATGCAGAGAGTCAACCGCAGTGGCAGGAAACTCTAGAGGACTTACTGGTGTTGGCTCAGAGGTGTGCCATGACATCTCCTGGAGAGTTTTGGTTGCAGTGTGAGGGGATTGTTCAAGAACTGGACGACAGGCGTCAGGAGCTCCCCATGGGTATCTTGAAACAGCTTCACACCCGAATGCTCTTCATACTCACAAGATGTACGAGGCTCCTGCAGTTCCATAAAGAAAGCGGATTGGCTGAAGATGAACTTGTTCTTCAACTCCGTCAATCCCTTCATTCAGCAGATAAACGTATTCCTCCGAGACCCTCaaaaccatcatcatcatcatcaagaaaATCTTTCAGTCAGGAACAACACGGGATGCTGGAACCCAAGAAAGAAAAACCCATACAACATCCTGCAAATGTTGCATCTCCGCCTACTGTAGAAATACCTAAAAGCTTGGACTCAGGTAGAGACCGAATGGCTTCTTGGAAGAAATTCCCATCTCCTGGACCTGGACCTGGACCTGGACCAAAAAGCCCCCAAGAAGAACTTGTGGTCAAGGAACAGACTGATACAAAGTTGGATGCTATTATTGAGAGTGAAAAAGATGTGGATCTgactactactactactgctaCTACTATGAAGCTATCGCCTGTTAAAGATTCACATGCACAATCACAATCACAATCAAGTACTCCTTTTAAGCATCAGCATCGAGTTTCGTGGGGGTGGGGGGATCAACCGAATATCTCTGATGAAACTTCCATCATTTGTCGGATTTGTGAAGAGGAGGTTCCGACTTTACACGTGGAAGAACATTCTAGAATTTGTGCGATTGCTGATCGTTGCGATCAGACAGGTATACGTGTAGATGAACGGCTTGTAAGGGTTGCTGAAACCCTAGAGAAGTTAATGGAGTTCATTTCACAAAAGgataataataatagaagtcCAGATGCTGCTAAAGCAAGTTCAAGTGTAACTGAAGACTGTGATTTCATGTCCCCTAAGCTTAGTGATTGGTCACGTAGAGGTTCAGAAGACATGCTTGATTGCTTTCCTGATCAAGGTGATAATTCTGTATCAATGGATGATCTTAAAGCTCACCCCTCCATGTCATGTAGGACCCGCTTTGGTCCTAAATCTGATCAAGGAATGACCACATCATCTGCTGGCAGCATGACTCCTAGGTCGCCATTGATGACACCAAAAACCAGCCAGATAGACTTGTTATTGGCAGGGAAGGGTGCCTATTCTGAACATGACGACCTTCCACAG ATGAATGAGCTTGCTGATATCGCTCGATGTGCTGGCAATACGCCATTGGATGATGACAGATCTTTGTCGTATCTTCTGACGTGTCTTGATGACTTAAGAGTCGTGATCGACCGGAGAAAGTTTGATGCCCTGACTGTTGAGACATTTGGAGCACGCATAGAGAAGCTTATTCG GGAGAAGTATTTGCAGCTGTGTGAGATGGTTGATGATGAAAAAGTTGATATCTCAAGCACGGTTATCGATGAAGATGCTCCGTTGGAGGATGATGTGGTACGGAGCTTGAGAACCAGCCCCATACATTCCGGAAATAAGGACCGCACTTCCATTGATGACTTTGAGATTATAAAACCGATTAGCCGTGGAGCATTTGGGCGCGTCTTTTTAGCCAAAAAGAGAACCACAGGAGATCTTTTTGCTATAAAG gttCTTAAGAAAGCTGACATGATCCGGAAAAATGCGGTCGAGAGTATATTGGCAGAGCGTGATATTTTGATATCCGTCCGCAATCCTTTTGTG GTCCGTTTCTTTTATTCTTTTACTTGTCGCGAAAATTTGTACCTTGTCATGGAATACTTGAATGGCGGTGATTTATATTCGTTATTGAGAAACTTAGGCTGCTTGGATGAAGATGTTGCTCGTATATACATTGCAGAAGTG GTGCTTGCTTTGGAATATCTGCATTCTCTGCGTGTGGTTCACCGTGATCTAAAACCGGATAATTTATTGATTGCACATGATGGTCATATTAAG TTAACAGATTTTGGGCTGTCAAAGGTTGGTCTAATTAACAGTACAGATGATTTATCTGGTCCAGCAGTGAGTGGCACATCACTATTGGGTGATAATGAGTCTCAGTCATCTCTAACATCTCCATCtccatctctatctctatctgcCACTGAGACTCAACAAGAAAGACGCAAAAACCGCTCTGCTGTTGGAACTCCAGACTATTTGGCACCCGAGATTCTTCTGGGAACTGGACATG GTACATCAGCGGATTGGTGGTCTGTTGGTGTAATACTATTTGAGCTGATTGTTGGCATTCCTCCTTTCAATGCAGAGCATCCTCAG ATGATATTTGACAACATTCTCAACCGTAACATACCCTGGCCTGCAGTGCCTGATGAAATGAGCCCTGATGCCCAGGATCTCATTGATCA ATTACTGACAGAAGATCCTAACCAGAGACTTGGAGCCAGGGGAGCAACCGAG GTGAAACAGCATCCATATTTTAGGGATATCAACTGGGATACCCTTGCCAGGCAAAAG GCTGCATTTGTGCCTTCATCAGAGAGTGCACTGGACACAAGTTATTTCACAAGTAGGTACACATGGAATAACTCAGAGCAGGTATATGCAGCAAGTGAAACAGAGGATTCTAGTGACGATGGAAGCATGAGTGGTAGTAGTAGCTGCCTAAGCAATCGTAATGATGAAGTG GCTGATGATTTTGGGGGTCTTGCTGAACTTGAATCCGGAACTTCTGTCAACTATTCTTTTAGTAATTTCTCCTTCAAG AATCTTTCGCAACTGGCATCGATCAACTATGATTTACTGAGTAAAGGGTTGAAAGAGGATCCACATCCACATACAAATCCTAATTTATAA